The DNA region TTGATGCCATTGATGTTGAAGGTGGCGATGCGCATGGCTGGCAATCCGTTTCAATTCTTATCTTACTGACCTGCCCATAGCATGAAATATGCTCCCGCGAAGGCGGGAGCCTAGCCCCGAATGCCGAACTGGGCTCCCGCCTTCGCGGGAGCACGTCACTCAGACAATCACACCGAAAAGCTGGTGCCGCAGCCGCAACCGGCGGTGGCGTTAGGGTTCGTCACCTTGAACGCCGCGCCGCCGAGATCGGAGACGAAATCGACAGCGGAACCGCGTACCAGGTCCAGGCTGACGTCATCGACCACCAGGGTGACGCCATCGCGTTCGACGGACAAATCCTCCGCCTCGACAGCATCGGCCAGACCGAAGCGATATTGGAAGCCGGAACAGCCGCCCCCCTCCACGGCCAGCCGCAGGATCGCAGGTTTGCCCTGCTTGGCGGCGATCGCGGCGACGCGCGCAGCGGCGGAAGGGGTGAGATCGATGTCGGCCATGCTACCTAGATAGGGTCAAGCAAAAGGCCCGGCAACCCATAGGGTGCCGGGCCTTTGCGAAATGCGAGCAATAGCGCGATCAGTCGGCGGCTTTTTCTTCCGCCTTGGTCGGGCCGCCCATGGCGAGCGGCGGCTTGGTGTTCATGGCCACCAGATAGTCGGGACCGGCGACGAAGGGCAGCGGGTTGATGGCGGCGCCATCGACGCGGACTTCATAATGGAGGTGGCTGCCGGTGGAGCGGCCGGTCGATCCCATCAGACCGATGATCTGGCCGCGCTTCACATAGGAGTTTTCAGCGACCAGCAGCTTCGACATATGGCCGTAGCGCGTTTCCATGCCGCTGCCGTGCGAAATCTGGACGAGGTTGCCATAGCCGCTGGCCCAGCCCGCGCGGCTGATGATGCCGTCTGCGGTCGCGTGGATCGGCGTGCCGATGGGACCGGGAATGTCGATGCCTTTGTGCATGCGGGCGCTGCGGTTGAAGGGGTCGGAACGGACGCCGAAGTTGGAGGTCAGGCTCAGCTTTTCGACCGGACGGCCCGACGGGATATAGGCGGCGGTCTTGGCGTTGCCGTCCAGGCGCTGGAGGCTGGAGAAGAGGTTGGAGAAACCGACGTCGGACGGGCCAAGCGCGCTGGTGTTGATTTCCGACGCGTCGCCATAGGGATCGTCGGTTTCGGTGGCGCGTGCCGGGGCGGTTGCGCAGAGCGCGCCGACAATCCCGATGCTACCGAAAATCTTCGCCGCCTTGCAAGCTGACTGGAACCAATGTGAGTTACGCGAATTGACCGTTAGAAGAACCGACATGCAGACCCCGACTATGTCACCGGAGGCTTGATGCCCCTCGGCGCTTCCCGTGTTAACTTTTTGGCGACCTGGATCGCCCCCGCCGAATGCAGACTGCAAATCGCGCGTCATGTTGCAAGCGCGGCGTAGAATTCTTCCGTCAGACCGGCCTGTCGACGCGCTGAGTTGTTGAACGGTGGCTTAACGCTACCCTTAAAGCGGCGTTTCACAAGCATTTGGTAATGATTGGCGGGGTCCAGCCCCAATCGGTTCGTCGCCGCGGCGAACCATATCGTCCCCGCCGCGACATGGCGAATCTCGTCCACCATGATGCGTCGCAGCAAGCGACCGGACGCTATGTCGCCAACGCTTTCGAACCGCTCGATCGTCGCCGGCGTGATGTCCAAGGCGCGTGCCTCCAGCACCATCGGCACGATCGCGAGCCGGGCCAGCACGTCGTCGGCCGTTTCGCTGGCCGCCTGCCATAGGCCGTCATGGGCGGGT from Sphingobium sp. HWE2-09 includes:
- the erpA gene encoding iron-sulfur cluster insertion protein ErpA — translated: MADIDLTPSAAARVAAIAAKQGKPAILRLAVEGGGCSGFQYRFGLADAVEAEDLSVERDGVTLVVDDVSLDLVRGSAVDFVSDLGGAAFKVTNPNATAGCGCGTSFSV
- a CDS encoding M23 family metallopeptidase; protein product: MSVLLTVNSRNSHWFQSACKAAKIFGSIGIVGALCATAPARATETDDPYGDASEINTSALGPSDVGFSNLFSSLQRLDGNAKTAAYIPSGRPVEKLSLTSNFGVRSDPFNRSARMHKGIDIPGPIGTPIHATADGIISRAGWASGYGNLVQISHGSGMETRYGHMSKLLVAENSYVKRGQIIGLMGSTGRSTGSHLHYEVRVDGAAINPLPFVAGPDYLVAMNTKPPLAMGGPTKAEEKAAD